A genomic window from Polaribacter gangjinensis includes:
- a CDS encoding DUF1036 domain-containing protein: MKKQHITILFFLLVCIANAQNSKNDTIIKDGKVSIGKFINGKKEGAWKIYFGNSKKNLILQEEGTYKNDKKDGKWSIYESGKVRKVENYKDDNLYGEEITYFKNGKISSKGSYVNDEPDGQHITYYENGFIRTIENYKVGVEHGKFINYFENGKVEVSTTFVNGVEDGEFIEYDEDGKIINKGIFKSGEKIGNWFETIFQEAYFGSEAKIIEATTDYTKMIQNLKIYDTNKKLLKTETHQNEKKVGEWLEYHNGNIIARSNYQNGLLQGKWEKYDWSTLKIKETGYYSNDQKSGLWKVYDDFFNLKETGSYLNGKKNGEWTNYYTNIYSKKHFISTKENYLEGKLHGKKYHYNDNQTYKYEEFNNGNLVLTYYNGIEPMYENGKNIGERHWKNNILEKTLKYVIKDNTIVDYEIWKDGKYLGLQSNQHYKVHFRNKCTSTVSILVRYRDDSNNWITEAWYNIKPNEEGYLFDTKNTIYYYFAESKTGIWKGTDNSTIHEGKVYNLKQKEIKDPLGKTYVNLTCNN; this comes from the coding sequence ATGAAAAAACAACACATAACCATTCTTTTCTTTTTATTGGTTTGTATTGCAAATGCACAAAACAGTAAAAACGATACCATCATTAAAGATGGAAAAGTCTCAATCGGTAAATTCATCAACGGAAAAAAAGAGGGCGCTTGGAAAATTTATTTTGGAAATTCTAAAAAGAATCTAATTCTTCAAGAAGAAGGTACCTATAAAAATGATAAAAAAGACGGCAAGTGGAGTATTTATGAGTCAGGAAAAGTAAGAAAAGTTGAAAATTATAAAGATGACAACTTATATGGAGAAGAAATAACCTATTTTAAAAATGGTAAAATCAGTTCTAAGGGAAGTTATGTGAATGATGAACCCGATGGTCAACACATCACCTATTATGAAAATGGCTTTATACGTACTATTGAAAACTACAAAGTAGGTGTTGAACATGGAAAGTTTATCAATTATTTTGAAAATGGCAAAGTAGAAGTTAGCACAACTTTTGTAAACGGAGTTGAAGATGGTGAATTTATAGAGTATGATGAAGACGGAAAAATCATCAATAAAGGAATTTTTAAAAGTGGAGAAAAGATAGGTAATTGGTTTGAAACAATATTTCAAGAAGCCTATTTTGGAAGTGAAGCTAAAATCATAGAAGCTACAACTGATTATACGAAAATGATTCAGAATTTAAAAATTTATGATACCAATAAAAAATTATTAAAAACAGAAACTCATCAAAACGAAAAAAAAGTTGGTGAATGGTTAGAATATCATAATGGAAACATCATTGCAAGAAGTAATTATCAAAACGGACTTTTACAAGGCAAGTGGGAAAAATACGATTGGAGTACCCTAAAAATAAAAGAAACTGGCTACTACTCGAATGATCAAAAATCGGGATTATGGAAAGTATATGATGATTTTTTCAACCTAAAAGAAACAGGCTCATATTTGAATGGGAAAAAAAATGGAGAATGGACAAATTATTACACAAATATTTATTCGAAAAAACATTTTATAAGTACCAAAGAGAATTATTTAGAAGGGAAATTACATGGCAAAAAATATCATTACAATGACAACCAAACTTATAAATACGAAGAATTTAATAACGGCAATTTAGTACTAACCTATTACAATGGTATTGAACCAATGTATGAGAATGGGAAAAATATCGGTGAACGCCATTGGAAAAATAATATACTTGAAAAGACTTTAAAATATGTAATTAAGGATAATACCATTGTTGATTATGAGATTTGGAAAGATGGTAAATACCTTGGTCTTCAAAGTAACCAACATTATAAAGTTCATTTTAGAAATAAATGTACAAGTACAGTATCAATATTGGTTAGGTATAGAGATGATTCAAATAATTGGATAACTGAAGCATGGTATAATATAAAACCAAATGAAGAAGGGTATCTTTTTGATACTAAAAACACCATTTATTATTATTTTGCAGAAAGTAAAACAGGCATATGGAAAGGTACTGACAATTCAACTATTCATGAAGGAAAAGTATACAATTTGAAACAAAAAGAAATCAAAGACCCTTTAGGAAAAACCTATGTTAATTTAACTTGTAATAATTAA
- a CDS encoding RNA polymerase sigma factor: MNQSDFLKVVLPFKDKVFRLAKRLLVSTEEAEDATQELFFKLWKSKDKIADYNNVEAFAMTMTKNYCFDRLKSKQASNLTLVHSNYEAKETSLDKKLEYEDSVNQVYKLIEQLPDQQKIIIQLRDIEQYDLEEIGKMVDMKPTAVRVALSRARKTIREELIKKHNYGIS; the protein is encoded by the coding sequence ATGAACCAATCAGACTTTTTAAAAGTAGTGTTACCGTTTAAAGACAAAGTATTTCGTTTGGCAAAACGATTGCTTGTTTCTACAGAAGAAGCTGAAGATGCAACGCAAGAACTTTTTTTTAAACTGTGGAAAAGTAAAGACAAAATCGCTGATTATAACAATGTTGAGGCCTTTGCCATGACAATGACTAAAAATTATTGTTTCGACAGATTAAAGTCAAAGCAGGCTAGTAACCTTACCTTAGTTCACAGCAATTACGAAGCAAAAGAAACGTCGTTAGACAAAAAATTAGAATATGAAGACAGTGTAAACCAAGTGTATAAACTCATTGAACAATTGCCCGATCAACAAAAAATCATCATTCAATTGCGAGATATAGAACAATATGATTTGGAAGAAATAGGTAAAATGGTGGATATGAAACCCACCGCAGTAAGAGTAGCATTGTCTAGAGCAAGAAAAACAATTCGTGAAGAACTCATTAAAAAACACAACTATGGAATCAGTTAA
- a CDS encoding DUF4252 domain-containing protein: protein MKKIFLFIALAFAPIVSNAQSFFDSLEDMEGVDMVVVTKDAFELISKFKNVKIDDNEGMKVFQMIRDLKEFKMFSTNQTAVANKMETMVETAIKKQNLTQLMRIKEDDSRIKIYVKASNNKDFVSEVLMFIKGISKQTNKASESMVVSLTGNIDINKMSNLADTFLNEKKK, encoded by the coding sequence ATGAAAAAAATATTCTTATTCATTGCATTAGCATTTGCACCAATCGTTAGTAATGCTCAGTCGTTTTTTGATTCTTTAGAAGACATGGAAGGGGTAGATATGGTTGTTGTTACCAAAGATGCTTTCGAATTGATTTCGAAGTTTAAAAATGTAAAAATTGATGACAACGAAGGCATGAAAGTATTTCAAATGATCAGAGATTTGAAAGAATTTAAAATGTTCTCAACCAATCAAACAGCGGTGGCAAACAAAATGGAAACCATGGTTGAAACCGCCATCAAAAAGCAAAACTTAACCCAGTTGATGCGCATCAAAGAAGATGATTCTCGAATCAAAATTTATGTAAAAGCATCTAACAATAAAGATTTTGTAAGCGAAGTATTGATGTTTATCAAAGGCATTAGCAAACAAACCAATAAGGCTTCAGAGTCTATGGTGGTTTCGTTAACGGGTAACATCGATATCAATAAAATGTCTAATTTAGCAGATACTTTTTTAAACGAAAAAAAGAAATAA
- a CDS encoding DUF4252 domain-containing protein — protein sequence MIKSSTILSLLLVVFLATSCNNDKSLQKYLVETSGKEGFMTGDIPVSSLISAKADVSDEIKETIKSVQKINVVFLAKTDENQALYETEKSTLKRIFTNKDYKSLGKMKAQGMNISVYYTGETDSLDEVIAFGYSNEVGVGVARLLGENMNPAKMLDMLQNITMDENSVKSIGGMFKN from the coding sequence ATGATCAAATCAAGCACCATCCTCTCGTTATTGCTAGTTGTTTTTTTAGCAACTTCTTGCAACAACGACAAATCGCTTCAAAAATATTTGGTAGAAACTAGCGGAAAAGAAGGTTTTATGACAGGCGATATTCCTGTAAGTTCTTTGATTTCTGCAAAAGCAGATGTTTCAGACGAAATCAAAGAAACCATCAAAAGCGTGCAAAAAATAAACGTAGTCTTCTTGGCTAAAACCGACGAAAATCAGGCTTTGTATGAAACAGAGAAAAGTACTTTGAAACGTATTTTCACCAACAAAGACTATAAAAGTTTAGGAAAAATGAAAGCGCAAGGCATGAATATCAGTGTGTATTATACGGGCGAAACAGACTCTTTAGACGAAGTAATTGCCTTTGGATACAGCAATGAGGTTGGTGTTGGGGTAGCCAGATTGTTGGGCGAAAATATGAATCCTGCAAAAATGTTAGATATGCTGCAAAACATCACTATGGATGAAAACAGCGTAAAAAGCATTGGCGGTATGTTTAAAAATTAA